From the Perca flavescens isolate YP-PL-M2 chromosome 21, PFLA_1.0, whole genome shotgun sequence genome, one window contains:
- the phkg2 gene encoding phosphorylase b kinase gamma catalytic chain, liver/testis isoform isoform X2 produces the protein MTKDIVVGDELPEWVGAKEFYQKYDPKEVIGRGVSSVVRRCVHRHRGQELAVKVIEITAEKMTAQQLEEVKTSTLKEIQVLNMVKGHSSIITLIDSYESTTFIFLVFDLMRRGELFDYLTEKVTLSEKETRSMMRALLEAVQYLHSLNIVHRDLKPENILLDDQGHIKLSDFGFSVQLQPGEKLRELCGTPGYLAPEILKCSMDEMHTGYGQEVDLWACGVILFTLLAGSPPFWHRKQMLMLRMIMEGRYQFSSPEWDDRSDTVKDLISRLLVVDPAVRLTAEQALAHPFFRQYQKEDVRLFSPRKTFRVLIVSVLACIRMYSRYRRARPLTREVLARDPYSLRGIRKLIDGCAFRIYGHWVKKGEQQNRAALFQNTAKVMLLGLEDFET, from the exons ATGACCAAAGACATCGTTGTTGGAGATGAATTACCAGAATGGGTGGGGGCCAAGGAGTTTTACCAGAAATATGACCCTAAAGAGGTGATTGGCAG GGGTGTGAGCAGTGTGGTGCGCAGGTGTGTGCACAGACACAGGGGTCAGGAGCTGGCAGTGAAGGTTATTGAGATCACAGCGGAGAAGATGACAGCCCAGCAGCTGGAGGAGGTGAAAACCTCTACGCTGAAGGAGATCCAGGTCCTTAACATGGTGAAGGGACACTCCTCCATTA TCACTCTCATTGATTCCTATGAGTCCACAACCttcatatttttggtgtttGACCT CATGAGGCGAGGAGAGCTTTTTGACTACCTCACAGAAAAAGTGACTTTGAGTGAGAAAGAAACCAG GAGCATGATGCGAGCTCTGCTGGAGGCCGTGCAGTACCTCCACTCCCTCAACATCGTCCACCGGGACTTAAAACCTGAGAACATTCTCCTGGATGATCAGGGACACATCAAACTGTCCGACTTTGGTTTTTCAGTGCAGCTACAACCTGGAGAGAAGCTTAGAG AGCTTTGTGGGACACCTGGTTATTTGGCGCCTGAAATACTGAAATGTTCCATGGATGAAATGCACACAGGCTATGGCCAAGAGGTCGATCT CTGGGCGTGTGGCGTGATCCTTTTCACCTTACTGGCCGGCTCACCGCCGTTCTGGCATCGCAAGCAGATGCTGATGCTGAGGATGATCATGGAGGGTCGCTATCAGTTCAGCTCACCAGAGTGGGACGACAGGTCTGACACTGTGAAAGATCTG ATTTCCAGGTTGCTGGTGGTGGACCCAGCTGTTCGTCTCACTGCTGAGCAAGCTTTGGCACACCCCTTCTTCAGACAGTATCAGAAGGAGGACGTGCGACTCTTCAGTCCCAGGAAGACATTTAGG GTGCTGATAGTCAGTGTGCTGGCCTGTATCAGGATGTACAGCCGTTACCGCAGGGCTCGGCCGCTGACTCGGGAAGTGCTGGCCAGAGATCCTTACTCCCTTCGCGGTATTCGCAAACTCATCGATGGCTGCGCCTTTCGCATCTATGGGCACTGGGTGAAGAAAGGGGAGCAGCAGAACCGAGCCGCTCTCTTTCAGAACACAGCTAAGGTCATGCTGCTGGGCCTGGAGGACTTTGAAACATAA
- the phkg2 gene encoding phosphorylase b kinase gamma catalytic chain, liver/testis isoform isoform X1, with the protein MYSYAVTMTKDIVVGDELPEWVGAKEFYQKYDPKEVIGRGVSSVVRRCVHRHRGQELAVKVIEITAEKMTAQQLEEVKTSTLKEIQVLNMVKGHSSIITLIDSYESTTFIFLVFDLMRRGELFDYLTEKVTLSEKETRSMMRALLEAVQYLHSLNIVHRDLKPENILLDDQGHIKLSDFGFSVQLQPGEKLRELCGTPGYLAPEILKCSMDEMHTGYGQEVDLWACGVILFTLLAGSPPFWHRKQMLMLRMIMEGRYQFSSPEWDDRSDTVKDLISRLLVVDPAVRLTAEQALAHPFFRQYQKEDVRLFSPRKTFRVLIVSVLACIRMYSRYRRARPLTREVLARDPYSLRGIRKLIDGCAFRIYGHWVKKGEQQNRAALFQNTAKVMLLGLEDFET; encoded by the exons atgt ATTCATATGCTGTAACCATGACCAAAGACATCGTTGTTGGAGATGAATTACCAGAATGGGTGGGGGCCAAGGAGTTTTACCAGAAATATGACCCTAAAGAGGTGATTGGCAG GGGTGTGAGCAGTGTGGTGCGCAGGTGTGTGCACAGACACAGGGGTCAGGAGCTGGCAGTGAAGGTTATTGAGATCACAGCGGAGAAGATGACAGCCCAGCAGCTGGAGGAGGTGAAAACCTCTACGCTGAAGGAGATCCAGGTCCTTAACATGGTGAAGGGACACTCCTCCATTA TCACTCTCATTGATTCCTATGAGTCCACAACCttcatatttttggtgtttGACCT CATGAGGCGAGGAGAGCTTTTTGACTACCTCACAGAAAAAGTGACTTTGAGTGAGAAAGAAACCAG GAGCATGATGCGAGCTCTGCTGGAGGCCGTGCAGTACCTCCACTCCCTCAACATCGTCCACCGGGACTTAAAACCTGAGAACATTCTCCTGGATGATCAGGGACACATCAAACTGTCCGACTTTGGTTTTTCAGTGCAGCTACAACCTGGAGAGAAGCTTAGAG AGCTTTGTGGGACACCTGGTTATTTGGCGCCTGAAATACTGAAATGTTCCATGGATGAAATGCACACAGGCTATGGCCAAGAGGTCGATCT CTGGGCGTGTGGCGTGATCCTTTTCACCTTACTGGCCGGCTCACCGCCGTTCTGGCATCGCAAGCAGATGCTGATGCTGAGGATGATCATGGAGGGTCGCTATCAGTTCAGCTCACCAGAGTGGGACGACAGGTCTGACACTGTGAAAGATCTG ATTTCCAGGTTGCTGGTGGTGGACCCAGCTGTTCGTCTCACTGCTGAGCAAGCTTTGGCACACCCCTTCTTCAGACAGTATCAGAAGGAGGACGTGCGACTCTTCAGTCCCAGGAAGACATTTAGG GTGCTGATAGTCAGTGTGCTGGCCTGTATCAGGATGTACAGCCGTTACCGCAGGGCTCGGCCGCTGACTCGGGAAGTGCTGGCCAGAGATCCTTACTCCCTTCGCGGTATTCGCAAACTCATCGATGGCTGCGCCTTTCGCATCTATGGGCACTGGGTGAAGAAAGGGGAGCAGCAGAACCGAGCCGCTCTCTTTCAGAACACAGCTAAGGTCATGCTGCTGGGCCTGGAGGACTTTGAAACATAA